A stretch of DNA from Plectropomus leopardus isolate mb unplaced genomic scaffold, YSFRI_Pleo_2.0 unplaced_scaffold11001, whole genome shotgun sequence:
TACATGTAAATACAGCAGAGCGTCACTGTATTCATATAAAACTGCCCCCCTCGCGTACATGTTACCATTACACATAAAGCACACCCACTCAGTACAAGAagaatatgataataataataataataacactatAAGGTAACTTTACTAAcgccccctcctcccctctgccTGCAGACCGCCTCCCATCATGTGGCCCACCCCTCCGATAGCCTCATGCGTTTGACTGACGGGCTTTGGCGCCCCTCCTGATTGGACAGAGGCTGCAGGAGGAAGTTCCCGTGGTGATCGTCGCGCTCCTCGCTGCCTTCGTACGAGCTCCCGCAGCTGGACGCGCTGTCGCCGGGGGAACGGCCCGCCTCGTTGGGCCCCCGGCCCCCGGAGTACCCAGCTGTGGCCACGCCTCCTCCGAGCCCCGTGCCGATCATGGCGACGCTCCTGTCTCTGGGCGGCGAGGCCGGCTCCGATTTGATGTGGAGGTTCGGGTGATGACCGGAGGACAGGTTCAGGTTCGAGGTCTGACACAAGTTCCTGGAGGACGAGACGGAGGCGTGACTTCAAAATGAAGACCACAAAACTGATCTCAGACCAGGTCAGTTTCTCTTCGCTATCTGTCTCtaagcgggtttccattaaccctcaaatttcACAAATTGAAAATATGGAAACACTTCAATTCAGATAAAACTCCAATTTATCGCAAAATTTTTTTAACGCTCTTATGAGGTGTTATAACaggcgattaaaaaaaaacacccaaagatgtttggcaaaactgcaatggaaacatttttttggcttttattggtcagatgaaaaaaaagacaaaaaaaagatcatatcaAACGTGGaaataaaaacgtcatagtatagcatgtcttaaaaatgatgaaaaaactgcCATAGTggtcaaaaatactgaaaaaaatcttgctagagcatgtcgtcaaaaataatgtaaaaaaccctgtcatagtatacaatgtggccaaaatgatgaaaatacttaatatcatggcatgttgtcaaaaatgatgtcaaaaaaatcatactttaaCTTGTCATCAAAAGTTGTGAAAAACTGTTAAGTATAGCATGTGGTCAAAACTTATGACAAAATGTCATAGGATACAACTGagttaaaatcatgaaaaaacttcATGTTAtggtatgtcgtcaaaaataatgaaaaattgtgtagtatagcatgtcttaaaaataatggaaaaacgtcatagtttcgcatgtggtcaaaaatgatgaatgaagGTCAAAGTACAACGTGTGAAAGGCG
This window harbors:
- the LOC121963371 gene encoding myocyte-specific enhancer factor 2C-like, whose protein sequence is NQRINHSQTAQTLSTPAVSIAAPALPGQVMGGYPSTLSSSYGTEFSLSNDLSSLSGFGGSGLGSVPSWQQQQIQNLQHSALGHMGNLCQTSNLNLSSGHHPNLHIKSEPASPPRDRSVAMIGTGLGGGVATAGYSGGRGPNEAGRSPGDSASSCGSSYEGSEERDDHHGNFLLQPLSNQEGRQSPSVKRMRLSEGWAT